GCGGCATTAGCAACACCAGCACGGATAGTACCCAAGTTTTTCTCAAAAACAGTGATTGACTTGTCCATGTTTTGTTTTGCTTTTTTAATTGTTTCGTTATTCATTTATTTGCCTCCTTCAATTACTGTTCCAATATGCTCGCCCATAACAACTTTCTTAATGTTACCTTCAGTATTTACGTTAAATACAATTAGCGGAATATTGGTATCCATTGAAAGCGAGCTAGCGGTCCGATCCATAACTTTTAAATCTTTTGAAATAACGTCGAGTTGAGTCAGTTCGCTAAACTTCTTTGCCGTTGGGTCTAATTTTGGATCGGCAGAGTAAACCCCGTCAACACCATTTTTGGCCATCAAAATAACATCGGCATTAATTTCCGCTGCGCGTAAAGCTGCAGTAGTATCAGTAGAGAAGTAAGGATTACCAGTACCTCCGCCCATGATAACAACGCGTCCTTTTTCTAAATGACGAATTGCTTTTCTTCTTATATAAGGTTCAGCAATTTGTCTCATTTCGATTGAAGTTTGCAATCTAGTTGGGACACCGACATGTTCCAGACCATCCTGAAGAGCTAAACCATTCATGATAGTGGCTAACATGCCCATATAATCTGCTTGTGAGCGTTCCATGCCAAGTTTTTCACCAGTCTCACCACGCCACATATTACCGCCACCGCAGACTATTCCAATTTGAACTCCTAAATCGTGCACTGATTTGATTTCTTCAGCTAAATGACTAATAACTGTCGGATCTATCCCTGTTCCGTTGTTACCGGCCAATGCTTCTCCAGAAATTTTCAAAACGACACGTTGATATTTAACTTGAGTCATGACAACCTCCTCTATTAACTTAAATTATTCTAACATATTAAATACGCAAATGTGGGGCAACAAAACAAAAGAGAATAATTTTATTTTAAAAAAGTAAATTTCGCTAAATTTTTCTACATTACCACCTATATTTCTTTTTTACTTTTACTGTAGATAAAAAGTAACAGCACATTTCTGGTTCAATTCTAAATTTTTATGTAAAAAAATGCTTCGTTAAGATTATTAATTTATCCTAATAAAGCATTTTTCTATTTCTTTTTATTGTAAATATCTTTGTGCATGTTGAGCAGCATTTCTGCCGGAATAAAAGGCATAACCAGCACAAGTACCCGGCATGTTAGGGCCATAGGTGTCACCTGTTAATCCTGCTGCATCATTACCGGTTGCATAGATACCAGAAATTGGTTTACCGTATTTATCTTCAAGCTCATTATCAGGGGTCACCTTTAAACCGCCCATTGTACAAAAAGCACCAACACTCAATTTGAAACCATAAAACGGTCCTTTTTCTACCGACCTTAGATATTGGGGATCCTTACCAAAGAATTGATCCTCACCATTTTCAACAAACTGGTTGTATTGTCCAATCGTCTTTGTTAACTTTTCTTGAGGAAGATTCATTTCTTTTGCTAAATTTTCAATAGTGTCGGCTTTAAAAATAAATGGTTTGTTATCAATAAGAGCTTGATCAATTTCATCTTGTAAATGAGTCATTTTTTGCCCACGTTTAACATAGACGCCTAGGCCCATAAAATTCCCTTTTTCAATCATCTCGGTAATATTTTTTTGATCTAAAATACTATATACACTATTTTGACTATACAAAGCATTTCCAGCATAAGAGAAATTATAAATTACTGATTCATCAACAAAACGCTCGCCGTTTTCATTAACCCAAAGTAGTGGCTGCTGCCCAGCAGCAACGTTCATCTGACTGTTCATCATTTTAAAAGATGGTTCTTCAGGGTCTTTTAAATAGCCACCAAATAGCATTGCCATGCCCATTCCTGCTTTTTGTCCGCCTACTTGCCAACCTAAGCGTAAACCATCACCAGTACCTTTACCAGAAGAAACGGTAACTAATCTCGTCAAATCATAGTCAGTATCATGAGCCATCATTTCTGAATTGTTCAGATAACCACCAGCAGCTAGAATAACCACCTTAGCAGTAACTGTCTCAGTTTGACCATCAGCCTCGCTTTTAAGAGTTATTTTTTTCTTACCCCCGCGACAAATTTCCAAATCAATTGCAGAAACCGAAGTCAACAATTCGCCACCTAATTTTTTAAATTTAGGCTGTAACGCTTTATGCATCACTGCGTCCCCAAAGCCTTCATAAATATGCCAAGTAGCCTCTCCTGCTCCCATTGCTTGAACGTTTTCATACTTAACACCTTCATCATGGAGCCATTGGACATTTTCTGCACTAGCATCTAAATATTTGCGCCAAATTCTTGAATCAGCTTTATACTTTGAATATTCGACTTCTTCTTGCAAAACATCAATTGTTGAAACGTCAATTCCTTGCTTTTTCTGTAAATATGAATCAACTGCAAATAAACCCTCGCTATAATTAGCCGACCCACCTGTATGACGTCCTTTTTCGAGCATTAAAACTTGATTGCCATGTTCAACGGCGGTTAAGGCAGCAGCCTGACCTGCAGCACCCGAACCAACAACGACTACATCATAAGTTGATAACTTTGTTAAACTCATTAGACTTTTCCTCCAAAATAAATAATTTATGCTTTAATCCTAGCTTCTATCTGCGTAGAATGACAGGTAGAATATTTTGCGTCAGGCGAAGATGGAGGTTCGGGTAAAAATGAATTTTGATCAACTAAATACTTTTATATCAGTAGTTGAAACGGGCAGTTTCCAAAAGACTGCAAAGACTAAATATGTTAGCCAGAGATCTGTTTCTCAATCAATGCAAAAATTGGAAGAAGAATTAGGCTTTGAACTTTTTAAGCGTGGCAAAAACAAAATTATTGTTACTGATCAGGGACAAGCATTCTTCTTAAAAACTAAGGAAATGCTTCATAGCTACTTTGTTGAAATTAATTCTTTACGTCATCAAACTACATCAGTTCACCAAGAATTTAAAATTGGTTATTTTTCACCATTTGAAGGAGCATTAATGCGAAAGCAAGTTTATGCTTTCAGTAAGAAGTATCCGAACATAAAATTTAAAATTACTGAAGAAAGTATTGAGCACCTTATTTCTGATGTATCTCTAGGTATTCTAGATATGGCTTATATATTGGACTACGGTTCACAAGAATTTTTGACAAAAAATCTAACTAGCAAAACCGTATTTCAAAGCACCATGGTTATTGGCGTCAGCAAACTCAATCCCTTAAGTCAGAACAATACCTTTCCTATTAAAGCATTGAAAGATAAGCCGATGCTCTACTATAGTCCAGAAAAAACTAATTATCTAAAACATGCTTTCCTGGCAACTTTGCCAGAAGCATATCAAAACATTCCAGTTGCACGTGTTTCAACAATTGAGCAAATGCAAACTTTAGTTACAGCTAATCAAGCTAATGCATATTATCCCGATGGTCTAATTCAATTAGGTTCTAATACCGAATCAGAAATTAGCTACCTACCTTTGCAAGGAAATGAAAACAGTCAAAAATTTAAAATTCAGTCTATTTATCCTAAGCAAAGCAAAAAGTGTAACTTAATTAAACAATTTTTAGGTTAAAATCCTGTCATTGCATCTTGGGTTCAATTAAGCTCGATCTAATTAAACGTAATCTTGGCATGATTCTCTCAGAGCATAAACTATATTCAATAGTTACAAGACTTACATATTATCCATTATTGATCGTAGTGATTACCTACAGCATTCCTTATCTTCCAATTTAAACAGACTAAAGATATGCTTTGCACTAGTATCCAGATGAAAGCTGCTGTTTAAATGACTATCAAAAATTTAGGTTTAAACTAAAGCAAAACATGGTAAAAAGCAACAAATAGTTGACACCGTTTTATGCATAGCGGTTGAATTAATCATTATCTAGACTAAGAAAAGGACCAACTCCAATTAAATTTTGGGAGTTGGTCCTTTTCTAAAATCTAATAAATTGTTTTCATTTGCAACAGATAGCGATTTTTACGGATCGCATTTATCTTAAACAGTTTCGTGATCTGTTTGTAGCAGTAAATTATATAGCGAACCGTACAAATTAGAATCATTTCTAAACTTAGCAGCAACAATTTCCGGTTTAGTTAAAGTTTGACCGATAATCGAATTATCATCATTAACTAGTTGATCATAAGCCTGCTTAATTCCATCAATCAAGCATGATTGGGCACTAATTCCACCACCAATGGCAATTTTATTAACGTCAACCACAGTTTGCATGTTAAGAATTAAAGTAGCAATCTGCAAACAATACTGTTCAAAAATAGCAACTGCCTCGGGAACATGGTTTTTAATTGCTTCAAAAGCGTGAACACCATCGCTTACATCCTCATAACCTAATTGTTCATTTACCTGGCCAACAAAGCGAACGGCCGAACATAACTTGCCGATACTACCCTGCATATCCTTAGGATTAGAAATATCAGCAATCATGAAGCTCATTTCTCCGGCTTGATTATGCGTACCTTGAAGAAGGTGACCGTTGACTATAATACCGCTACCCACTCCGGTACCCAAGGTAATAGCAGCACAGTTTTTTTCGTCTTTTAAGTTTCCTAACCAATTTTCTGCTAAAATGCTTGCTTTACCATCATTAATTACGGCAACAGGAAAATCTTCTGCTTCATAAATTTGACCAAAATCTATTCCATCTAAAAAAGGAATAGCACCACCAAACCTAATTTTCGTTT
This genomic window from Lactobacillus panisapium contains:
- a CDS encoding FAD-dependent oxidoreductase encodes the protein MSLTKLSTYDVVVVGSGAAGQAAALTAVEHGNQVLMLEKGRHTGGSANYSEGLFAVDSYLQKKQGIDVSTIDVLQEEVEYSKYKADSRIWRKYLDASAENVQWLHDEGVKYENVQAMGAGEATWHIYEGFGDAVMHKALQPKFKKLGGELLTSVSAIDLEICRGGKKKITLKSEADGQTETVTAKVVILAAGGYLNNSEMMAHDTDYDLTRLVTVSSGKGTGDGLRLGWQVGGQKAGMGMAMLFGGYLKDPEEPSFKMMNSQMNVAAGQQPLLWVNENGERFVDESVIYNFSYAGNALYSQNSVYSILDQKNITEMIEKGNFMGLGVYVKRGQKMTHLQDEIDQALIDNKPFIFKADTIENLAKEMNLPQEKLTKTIGQYNQFVENGEDQFFGKDPQYLRSVEKGPFYGFKLSVGAFCTMGGLKVTPDNELEDKYGKPISGIYATGNDAAGLTGDTYGPNMPGTCAGYAFYSGRNAAQHAQRYLQ
- a CDS encoding LysR family transcriptional regulator, with protein sequence MNFDQLNTFISVVETGSFQKTAKTKYVSQRSVSQSMQKLEEELGFELFKRGKNKIIVTDQGQAFFLKTKEMLHSYFVEINSLRHQTTSVHQEFKIGYFSPFEGALMRKQVYAFSKKYPNIKFKITEESIEHLISDVSLGILDMAYILDYGSQEFLTKNLTSKTVFQSTMVIGVSKLNPLSQNNTFPIKALKDKPMLYYSPEKTNYLKHAFLATLPEAYQNIPVARVSTIEQMQTLVTANQANAYYPDGLIQLGSNTESEISYLPLQGNENSQKFKIQSIYPKQSKKCNLIKQFLG
- the pyrH gene encoding UMP kinase; this encodes MTQVKYQRVVLKISGEALAGNNGTGIDPTVISHLAEEIKSVHDLGVQIGIVCGGGNMWRGETGEKLGMERSQADYMGMLATIMNGLALQDGLEHVGVPTRLQTSIEMRQIAEPYIRRKAIRHLEKGRVVIMGGGTGNPYFSTDTTAALRAAEINADVILMAKNGVDGVYSADPKLDPTAKKFSELTQLDVISKDLKVMDRTASSLSMDTNIPLIVFNVNTEGNIKKVVMGEHIGTVIEGGK
- a CDS encoding ROK family protein, whose product is MKNYLSIDIGGTEIKYAQIDVSGHIIEKGKVSTPDGKDKFLAQIDQIVQKYSGSIKGLAFCAPGKIDKTKIRFGGAIPFLDGIDFGQIYEAEDFPVAVINDGKASILAENWLGNLKDEKNCAAITLGTGVGSGIIVNGHLLQGTHNQAGEMSFMIADISNPKDMQGSIGKLCSAVRFVGQVNEQLGYEDVSDGVHAFEAIKNHVPEAVAIFEQYCLQIATLILNMQTVVDVNKIAIGGGISAQSCLIDGIKQAYDQLVNDDNSIIGQTLTKPEIVAAKFRNDSNLYGSLYNLLLQTDHETV